The Triticum aestivum cultivar Chinese Spring chromosome 7B, IWGSC CS RefSeq v2.1, whole genome shotgun sequence genome window below encodes:
- the LOC123161897 gene encoding uncharacterized protein, which produces MGEEPTATAKGNPTGGSLTTTKATIAESKASPPAALLPAVINGSTPEALPPDATDTAKAMLSSVDAAKGANHADDEPTATMDAVKGSPTGVLLATSKGTGSMATMGAADGSAPDASVPAAMDIADPKGSTADGSAPDALVPAAMDIADPKGSTADGSSPDAMVPDAMDIADPKGSTADGFQPTAMDTGSHSSVDAKGTDHDDVLASAAKGANAVDTLNADVDAANVDKLLNADVDAAKGFNTDDPLAARPPKFDIKEVKSLTAKKDWQGIDELLCKFLGDCLGKDPQDAGIIHPGLLLIPRQEKLIQLMQNQAFEEAKIFCEKFIEPLKKCESKFRPLSLEWRIDELIMIMRQRSVPGGSTVDIASSVSDYMFLYFPRAMCDEPNHAEEGTWQFAMKLPVQTNQISSTGKAVKPRHGFRCLACGWTMDGTISITGLKKHIVHSRDGKCCLNVTQDLLDRMKLIGGSKGVPDLSTIAALFKDKKRKGTSSGSAANQNTGSSRSAACESPSSVVGTSKKKLKVASPTASCNLPSSPPAAAAVLAADASSRGLAKIVTEEVVTLRRIAKSLLDLAESEDPEDPDVSAAIELEQVAYKLMMAAANRRSGTSLPAQNNALALSAPSSETLSKTDKV; this is translated from the exons ATGGGCGAGGAGCCGACCGCCACCGCCAAGGGCAACCCCACCGGCGGGTCGCTGACCACCACCAAGGCCACCATCGCGGAGTCCAAGGCCAGTCCCCCCGCCGCCTTGCTGCCCGCCGTCATCAACGGCAGCACCCCCGAGGCCTTGCCGCCCGACGCCACGGACACCGCCAAGGCCATGCTCTCCAGCGTCGACGCCGCCAAGGGCGCGAACCACGCCGACGACGAGCCGACCGCCACCATGGATGCCGTCAAGGGCAGCCCCACCGGTGTCTTGCTGGCCACCTCCAAGGGCACGGGCTCcatggccaccatgggcgccgccgaCGGCAGTGCCCCCGACGCCTCGGTGCCCGCCGCCATGGACATCGCCGACCCCAAGGGCAGCACCGCCGACGGCAGTGCCCCCGACGCCTTGGTGCCCGCCGCCATGGACATCGCCGACCCCAAGGGCAGCACCGCCGACGGCAGTTCCCCCGACGCCATGGTGCCCGACGCCATGGACATCGCCGACCCCAAGGGCAGCACCGCCGACGGCTTCCAGCCCACGGCCATGGACACGGGCTCGCACTCCAGCGTGGACGCCAAGGGCACGGACCACGACGACGTGCTGGCCAGCGCCGCCAAGGGCGCGAACGCCGTCGACACGCTGAACGCTGATGTTGATGCCGCCAACGTCGACAAGCTGCTGAATGCTGATGTGGATGCCGCCAAGGGCTTCAACACCGACGACCCGCTGGCCGCTCG GCCACCAAAGTTTGATATCAAGGAAGTAAAGAGTCTAACTGCTAAGAAGGATTGGCAAGGAATTGATGAACTCTTGTGCAAGTTTCTGGGTGATTGCCTTGGGAAGGACCCCCAAGATGCTGGCATCATCCATCCAGGTCTACTCCTGATACCACGCCAAGAAAAACTCATACAACTGATGCAGAACCAAGCATTTGAGGAGGCTAAGATTTTTTGTGAAAAGTTTATTGAGCCTCTAAAGAAATGTGAATCTAAATTCAGACCCTTGAGTCTAGAGTGGCGTATTGATGAGCTCATCATGATTATGAGGCAAAG GTCTGTTCCCGGAGGAAGCACTGTGGATATTGCAAGTTCAGTATCAGACTATATGTTTCTGTATTTCCCAAGGGCTATGTG TGATGAACCCAACCATGCAGAAGAGGGTACATGGCAGTTTGCCATGAAATTGCCAGTACAAACCAACCAGATTTCTTCTACTGGCAAAGCTGTGAAACCGAGACATGGGTTCAGGTGTCTAGCCTGTGGTTGGACAATGGATGGGACTATAAGTATCACTGGATTAAAGAAGCATATTGTACACTCGAGGGATGGAAAGTGCTGCCTTAATGTGACTCAAGATTTGCTTGACCGCATGAAGTTGATTGGCGGTTCAAAGGGTGTCCCTGACCTCTCTACTATTGCTGCACTCTTCAAGGACAAGAAGAGGAAGGGAACTTCTTCAGGATCGGCAGCAAATCAGAATACGGGATCTTCTCGATCTGCTGCCTGTGAGTCACCCTCTTCCGTTGTTGGTACCAGTAAGAAGAAGCTTAAGGTTGCTTCACCAACAGCAAGTTGCAACCTTCCATCGTCACCACCGGCAGCAGCTGCGGTCCTTGCTGCTGATGCATCTTCCCGTGGGCTTGCAAAAATCGTCACTGAGGAAGTGGTTACCTTGCGAAGGATAGCTAAATCCTTGCTTGATCTGGCAGAGTCTGAAGATCCTGAAGATCCTGATGTTAGCGCAGCAATTGAGTTGGAGCAAGTGGCTTATAAGCTGATGATGGCAGCTGCCAATCGAAGGTCAGGTACCTCTTTGCCTGCCCAGAACAACGCACTGGCTCTGAGTGCGCCAAGCTCTGAAACGCTATCCAAGACCGACAAAGTCTGA